In the Butyricicoccus intestinisimiae genome, CGGGATGTTAGCAGCAGACTTTACCACGTTGACGCGAGTCTCCGGAGTAACTACGAGGCTCTTGCCAGTGGACTCTACATTCTTCAGGAATGCAGCGAAGGTCTTGGTCTTGATCTCGCCCATGTCCAGGCCGTCTACTACGATGATCTCGCCTGCAGCTGCCTTAGCGGACAGTGCGGAGAGCAGAGCCAGACGCTTGGTCTTCTTGTTCAGCGAGTAGTTGTAGGATCTCGGCTTCGGGCCCAGAGCTACGCCGCCGTGAACCCACTGCGGAGCGCGGATGGAACCCTGGCGAGCACGGCCGGTGCCCTTCTGGCGCCACGGCTTGATGCCGCCGCCGCGAACCTCGGTACGGGTCAGGGTGGACTGAGTGCCCTGTCTCTGGTTTGCGAGATAATTCTTGACAGCAGCGTGAAGCACTACTTCGTTCGGCTCGATACCGAATACTGCAGCGTTCAGCTCCATCTCACCGGTCTTAGCGCCGGTCATATCAAATACGGATGCGATAGGCATGATGTATCCTCCTTTCCCTTTCCTCAGGCGTTCTTAACGGTGTTCTTGAGGAATACGATTCCGCCCTTCGGGCCCGGAACGGCGCCGCGAACTGCGATCATATTCATCTCAGGATCTACCTTAACAACGTCCAGATTCTGTACGGTTACCTGCTCTGCGCCCATGTGGCCCGGCATGATCTTGCCCTTGAATACACGGGACGGATCGGAGCAGGAGCCCATGGAACCCTGATGTCTGTGCATCGGGCCAGCACCGTGGCTCATCGGGGAGCGATGTGCACCAAAACGCTTGATGGTGCCTGCGTAGCCCTTACCCTTGCTGATGCCGGTGATGTCTACGCTGTCGCCCTCGGCGAATACGTCAGCCTTGAGTACGTCACCCAGGTTGTAGGAAGACATATCGTCAAAGCGGAATTCCTTCAGGTACTTCTTTACAGCCTCGCCAGCCTTCTTCAGGTGGCCGAGCTGCGGCTTGTTGAGCTTGCGCTCTGCTACGTCGGCAAAACCGAGCTGTACTGCGTTGTAGCCTTCCTTCTCCTCAGTCTTGATCTGAGTGACAGAGCACGGGCCAGCTTCGATTACGGTAACCGGAATTACCTTGCCGTCAGCATCGAAAATCTGGGTCATGCCAATTTTCTTGCCGATGATTGCCTTTTGCATGTTTGTTTCCTCCTTGTAGGTTATTGGTTGATGCGCGGTTTCCGCCCACCAACTTGACCTTGCCGCTCTATGTGCGGCTTAGGCGATGGTTGGAATTTCTGAATCAGCCCACATTGGATGGCTGTCCAGTGGTTTCCTTAAAGCTTGATTTCGATCTCTACGCCAGCCGGCAGGTCCAGAGTC is a window encoding:
- the rplD gene encoding 50S ribosomal protein L4 is translated as MPIASVFDMTGAKTGEMELNAAVFGIEPNEVVLHAAVKNYLANQRQGTQSTLTRTEVRGGGIKPWRQKGTGRARQGSIRAPQWVHGGVALGPKPRSYNYSLNKKTKRLALLSALSAKAAAGEIIVVDGLDMGEIKTKTFAAFLKNVESTGKSLVVTPETRVNVVKSAANIPGVRTTPVSTLNVYDILNADKFIIDKAAVAKLEEVYA
- the rplC gene encoding 50S ribosomal protein L3 → MQKAIIGKKIGMTQIFDADGKVIPVTVIEAGPCSVTQIKTEEKEGYNAVQLGFADVAERKLNKPQLGHLKKAGEAVKKYLKEFRFDDMSSYNLGDVLKADVFAEGDSVDITGISKGKGYAGTIKRFGAHRSPMSHGAGPMHRHQGSMGSCSDPSRVFKGKIMPGHMGAEQVTVQNLDVVKVDPEMNMIAVRGAVPGPKGGIVFLKNTVKNA